A genomic window from Prunus persica cultivar Lovell chromosome G2, Prunus_persica_NCBIv2, whole genome shotgun sequence includes:
- the LOC18785570 gene encoding non-specific phospholipase C3 isoform X1, with product MASESSSSSSSSPIKTVVVLVQENRSFDHMLGWMKSLNPEINGVTGSESNLISTSDPNSTQVFFGDSAAYVDPDPGHSIQAIYEQVFGEPWTEASASKTLPPKMNGFAQNAEKTQTGLAETVMNGFKPENVAVSAELVREFAVCDRWFASIPSSTQPNRQFVHSATSHGLTSNDTQKLVEGLPQKTIFQSLEEEDLSFGIYFQSFPSTLLYRSLRKLKYIDNFHAFDLQFKKHCEEGKLPNYVVVEQRFFDVLSFPANDDHPSHDVSEGQKFIKEVYEALRASPQWNEMLFVIIYDEHGGFYDHVPTPVTDVPSPDDIVGPEPYNFKFDRLGVRVPAILISPWIERETVLHGPSGPYPSSEFEHSSIPATVKKIFNLKEFLTKRDAWAGTFEGVLSRTSPRTDCPVTLGEPTKLRETASKEGAHLSDFQEELVQLAAALNGDHRKDIYPNKLVENISVVEALKYVEAAFEKFSDACEKARESGADESEIVVCETSPSPPYHKSFAQRIFSCLVCDN from the exons ATGGCTTCGGAGtcaagcagcagcagcagcagcagccccATCAAAACGGTGGTCGTTTTGGTGCAAGAAAACCGCTCCTTCGACCACATGCTGGGGTGGATGAAGTCCCTAAACCCAGAGATTAACGGCGTTACCGGATCCGAATCCAACCTCATTTCCACCTCCGACCCGAACTCCACCCAAGTCTTCTTTGGCGACAGCGCCGCCTACGTCGACCCAGACCCGGGCCACTCCATCCAAGCCATCTACGAGCAAGTGTTCGGCGAGCCGTGGACGGAGGCCTCCGCTTCCAAAACGCTACCTCCGAAAATGAACGGTTTTGCCCAAAACGCTGAAAAGACACAGACTGGTCTTGCTGAGACGGTGATGAATGGTTTTAAGCCGGAAAACGTAGCCGTTTCAGCGGAGCTGGTGAGGGAGTTTGCGGTATGTGACAGGTGGTTCGCTTCGATTCCTTCTTCGACGCAGCCGAACCGGCAGTTCGTGCACTCGGCGACGTCTCATGGGCTGACGAGCAACGACACGCAGAAGCTGGTCGAAGGGTTGCCTCAGAAGACAATATTTCAGtcgttggaagaagaagacttaTCTTTTGGGATTTACTTTCAGTCCTTTCCTTCCACCCTTCTCTACAG GAGCTTGAGAAAATTGAAGTACATCGACAATTTCCATGCATTTGATCTGCAATTCAAGAAACATTGCGAGGAGGGAAAGTTACCAAACTATGTGGTTGTGGAGCAAAGGTTCTTTGATGTGTTATCATTTCCTGCAAATGATGATCACCCGTCCCACGACGTCTCCGAAGGCCAGAAGTTCATAAAAGAAGTGTATGAAGCACTAAGAGCAAGCCCCCAATggaatgaaatgttgtttgtGATAATATACGACGAGCATGGCGGTTTCTATGATCATGTTCCAACACCTGTGACGGATGTTCCTAGTCCGGATGATATCGTTGGTCCCGAGCCatacaattttaaatttgatcGTCTTGGTGTTCGGGTTCCAGCCATTTTAATATCTCCATGGATTGAACGCGAAACAG TGTTGCATGGGCCTTCAGGGCCGTATCCCTCATCAGAGTTCGAGCACTCCTCAATCCCAGCAACAGTTAAGAAGATTTTCAATCTGAAAGAGTTCTTGACAAAGCGTGACGCTTGGGCGGGAACCTTTGAGGGTGTCCTGAGCAGAACTAGCCCAAGAACGGATTGTCCAG TCACTTTGGGTGAACCTACGAAACTACGAGAGACTGCATCTAAAGAGGGGGCCCACTTAAGTGATTTCCAAGAAGAACTAGTGCAATTGGCAGCGGCTTTGAACGGAGACCATAGAAAGGATATATATCCAAACAAATTGGTGGAGAACATATCTGTTGTAGAAGCTCTCAAATATGTGGAAGCAGCATTTGAGAAGTTTTCAGATGCATGTGAGAAAGCCAGGGAAAGTGGGGCAGATGAATCTGAGATTGTCGTCTGTGAAACCTCCCCTTCACCACCATATCACAAGTCGTTTGCTCAAAGgatattttcttgtttggttTGTGATAACTGA
- the LOC18785567 gene encoding RING-H2 finger protein ATL52, translating into MGSSGNQNPWAPYDNYKDCSQGICSIYCPQWCYILGPPPPPFDFAEADDSKDSATDFSPLIIAVIGIFASAFILVTYYTIISKYCRRRDNDGGRDIDMENSNPNQISESWQGSTTGLDESLIKSIKVHKYKRGDSLVEGTDCSVCLSEFEENESLRLLPKCSHAFHVPCIDTWFKSHSSCPLCRSNIAAPAIALVPHHHQQVLSPVQENPQQEQNVTASEYQHRSHASVLVVQDLEEVVSLANDHVVPKTTTQDIVRERAHLENTVNSCEIEQDGIQQLRRSASLNCVSIADVLHLHDCEDDEDLENQMENVQFSMGIGSSNRVAEEQNSKSDNHRSGVFSLVKGPLVLKRSTSTGRFVFTRYGKEKNSITPN; encoded by the coding sequence ATGGGCTCTTCAGGGAACCAAAATCCTTGGGCACCATATGACAATTACAAAGATTGTTCTCAAGGAATTTGCAGCATCTACTGTCCACAATGGTGCTACATCCTTGGCCCTCCTCCCCCTCCTTTTGATTTTGCAGAAGCTGATGACAGCAAAGACTCTGCTACAGATTTCTCTCCTCTCATTATAGCAGTCATTGGCATCTTTGCAAGTGCTTTCATTTTAGTCACTTACTACACCATCATATCGAAATATTGCCGGCGAAGAGATAACGATGGCGGCCGAGACATAGACATGGAGAATTCGAATCCAAACCAAATTAGTGAATCATGGCAAGGCTCAACAACTGGCCTTGATGAGTCTCTGATCAAGTCAATCAAAGTTCACAAGTATAAGAGAGGTGACAGCCTTGTAGAAGGCACAGACTGCTCTGTTTGCCTAAGTGAGTTCGAAGAAAATGAGAGCCTGAGATTATTGCCAAAGTGCAGCCATGCTTTCCATGTTCCTTGCATTGATACTTGGTTCAAATCTCACTCTAGTTGCCCGCTGTGCCGGTCGAATATTGCTGCTCCTGCCATAGCTTTGGtgcctcatcatcatcaacaagtGCTGTCTCCAGTTCAAGAGAATCCACAGCAGGAGCAAAATGTGACTGCTTCAGAATACCAGCACAGAAGCCATGCAAGTGTTTTGGTTGTCCAAGATTTGGAAGAGGTTGTAAGTCTTGCAAATGATCATGTTGTTCCAAAGACCACAACTCAAGATATTGTTAGAGAAAGGGCTCATTTGGAGAATACAGTGAACAGTTGTGAGATTGAACAAGATGGGATCCAGCAATTGAGGAGATCAGCTTCTTTGAATTGTGTTTCCATTGCTGATGTGTTGCATTTACATGACTGTGAAGATGATGAGGACTTGGAGAACCAGAtggaaaatgtccaatttTCCATGGGAATTGGATCCTCAAATAGAGTAGCAGAGGAACAGAATTCCAAATCCGACAACCATAGAAGTGGAGTTTTCAGCTTGGTGAAGGGTCCTCTTGTGTTGAAGAGATCAACTTCAACAGGGAGATTTGTGTTCACAAGGtatggaaaggaaaagaattcTATAACTCCTAATTAA
- the LOC18785570 gene encoding non-specific phospholipase C3 isoform X2, whose protein sequence is MSNLLLQSPTKTCSTSSLSLSLSLSLSLNNHIYSSPIKTVVVLVQENRSFDHMLGWMKSLNPEINGVTGSESNLISTSDPNSTQVFFGDSAAYVDPDPGHSIQAIYEQVFGEPWTEASASKTLPPKMNGFAQNAEKTQTGLAETVMNGFKPENVAVSAELVREFAVCDRWFASIPSSTQPNRQFVHSATSHGLTSNDTQKLVEGLPQKTIFQSLEEEDLSFGIYFQSFPSTLLYRSLRKLKYIDNFHAFDLQFKKHCEEGKLPNYVVVEQRFFDVLSFPANDDHPSHDVSEGQKFIKEVYEALRASPQWNEMLFVIIYDEHGGFYDHVPTPVTDVPSPDDIVGPEPYNFKFDRLGVRVPAILISPWIERETVLHGPSGPYPSSEFEHSSIPATVKKIFNLKEFLTKRDAWAGTFEGVLSRTSPRTDCPVTLGEPTKLRETASKEGAHLSDFQEELVQLAAALNGDHRKDIYPNKLVENISVVEALKYVEAAFEKFSDACEKARESGADESEIVVCETSPSPPYHKSFAQRIFSCLVCDN, encoded by the exons ATgtccaatcttcttctccaaagtCCAACCAAAACTTGTTCAacatcatctctctctctctctctctctctctctctctctctcaataacCATATATA cagcagccccATCAAAACGGTGGTCGTTTTGGTGCAAGAAAACCGCTCCTTCGACCACATGCTGGGGTGGATGAAGTCCCTAAACCCAGAGATTAACGGCGTTACCGGATCCGAATCCAACCTCATTTCCACCTCCGACCCGAACTCCACCCAAGTCTTCTTTGGCGACAGCGCCGCCTACGTCGACCCAGACCCGGGCCACTCCATCCAAGCCATCTACGAGCAAGTGTTCGGCGAGCCGTGGACGGAGGCCTCCGCTTCCAAAACGCTACCTCCGAAAATGAACGGTTTTGCCCAAAACGCTGAAAAGACACAGACTGGTCTTGCTGAGACGGTGATGAATGGTTTTAAGCCGGAAAACGTAGCCGTTTCAGCGGAGCTGGTGAGGGAGTTTGCGGTATGTGACAGGTGGTTCGCTTCGATTCCTTCTTCGACGCAGCCGAACCGGCAGTTCGTGCACTCGGCGACGTCTCATGGGCTGACGAGCAACGACACGCAGAAGCTGGTCGAAGGGTTGCCTCAGAAGACAATATTTCAGtcgttggaagaagaagacttaTCTTTTGGGATTTACTTTCAGTCCTTTCCTTCCACCCTTCTCTACAG GAGCTTGAGAAAATTGAAGTACATCGACAATTTCCATGCATTTGATCTGCAATTCAAGAAACATTGCGAGGAGGGAAAGTTACCAAACTATGTGGTTGTGGAGCAAAGGTTCTTTGATGTGTTATCATTTCCTGCAAATGATGATCACCCGTCCCACGACGTCTCCGAAGGCCAGAAGTTCATAAAAGAAGTGTATGAAGCACTAAGAGCAAGCCCCCAATggaatgaaatgttgtttgtGATAATATACGACGAGCATGGCGGTTTCTATGATCATGTTCCAACACCTGTGACGGATGTTCCTAGTCCGGATGATATCGTTGGTCCCGAGCCatacaattttaaatttgatcGTCTTGGTGTTCGGGTTCCAGCCATTTTAATATCTCCATGGATTGAACGCGAAACAG TGTTGCATGGGCCTTCAGGGCCGTATCCCTCATCAGAGTTCGAGCACTCCTCAATCCCAGCAACAGTTAAGAAGATTTTCAATCTGAAAGAGTTCTTGACAAAGCGTGACGCTTGGGCGGGAACCTTTGAGGGTGTCCTGAGCAGAACTAGCCCAAGAACGGATTGTCCAG TCACTTTGGGTGAACCTACGAAACTACGAGAGACTGCATCTAAAGAGGGGGCCCACTTAAGTGATTTCCAAGAAGAACTAGTGCAATTGGCAGCGGCTTTGAACGGAGACCATAGAAAGGATATATATCCAAACAAATTGGTGGAGAACATATCTGTTGTAGAAGCTCTCAAATATGTGGAAGCAGCATTTGAGAAGTTTTCAGATGCATGTGAGAAAGCCAGGGAAAGTGGGGCAGATGAATCTGAGATTGTCGTCTGTGAAACCTCCCCTTCACCACCATATCACAAGTCGTTTGCTCAAAGgatattttcttgtttggttTGTGATAACTGA